The nucleotide sequence AGCATACTAAGGGTGAGACATGGCCATTTATTCTAATAGGCGATTGTAACGGTGCTTTTAAGACCGGTCGTTTTACTCAGCTTGACGGGACTCGTCCCATCAACGCTTTATATACCTCTATTCTAAATACTGTAGGTGTGAAGACCGCGCGCTTCAATATGTCAGAGAAAATGGCGGCGCGCTATGATTCTTCCACAGGTCCCTTAAAAGAAGTGATTGCTTAATATGCGAAAATATTTATTCATTGGTGTACTGTGTTTAGCTATCAATACAAGCGCAGCAGAAGTTTACTCTCCAGGGGAACACATCAATAAGAGTTTCAAATCCTACGGATTCGATTTCATTGATAACAATTGTACTGTTTGCCATGATGATGAAACTCCAAAAGGTGATTTAAACCTACTTGACTTGGGACCTGTAGATGAAAATAACATCGGTCTATGGAAGTCAATTTGGGCTCAGGTAGCGCTTGGTGAAATGCCTCCTAAGAAAAAAAAGAAACTCACTACAATTGAAAAGCTTGAGTTCTCCGATTGGGTACGCCAGGAGATGGAGCAAGTCATGAAAGATAAAGGGGGTTTCCACGCTCACAAAGCTCCGAAGAAGGGGAACTTTATCAATCATGATTTATTATTTACGCCCCAGATTGATGGACTAAAATTAAAACCCACCGCCTCACCCAAACGCATTTGGCGAATCACACCTCAAGAACATATCACTAGACTGAATGTGCTGATTAACAAAGAACCCAAATACGATCCATCGAAGCCGGGTCTCCGTACATATGGCGATGCAGTGCCTACAAACCATGGCGGCGAACTCAAGCTCTATTTTGGAGTGGATAGAATTACCGCTTGGCAGGGTGGTACAGTAGCTTATGCTACTGCAGTTAAGAGTGTTCCTGTGGTATTATCCACGATGCGTAAACATGGCTTTGCGAGTTACGCTGACATGCATGGTGTCAATAGTGCTGAATCGACTCAAACCCTCAATAAGGCTAAAGATATTTTAAAGTATATGGCCTATGGTCCTGAAAGCCTCGTTTCAAATCCTGCCCAGATCACCGACGACCCTAAGACCTATGAAAAAGTTAGGACCGAAGGTGATCTTCGAGGTCTTCCTTCTTCGATTACTTATTCGACTAAAATCCTGCGTCCGCTGACTCCGGTCTATGATTTATTTAAGGATCCTAAAAAGAAAGCATCTGAGCAGGAGATTCGAAAAACGATTACTTACTTATTTGAAATGCTTACCTTTCGTTCCCCTACCACGAAGGAAATTGATAAGTATTATCAAGTCGTCAATTCAACCATTTCGCAATTGGGCCAGAAAGAAGGCTTGATGATGGGGCTGACAGCTATTTTCCTCGATCGAGATGCCCTTTTTCGTACTGAGTTGGGTGAGAAATCACGCGCGGATAAAGATGGTCGAATCCTGTTGCAGGACGCAGAACTAGGCCTCGCACTGAATCATGCGCTTAGTTATCTCAAACCAGATGCCATTTTGCAAAAAGCTATTGAGAATGGTAAGATGCGAAGTCGTGAAGATGTGAAACGCGAAGTGACTCGTATGCTTGAAAACGAGAGTTTTCGCAAGCCACGTATTTTACAGTTTTTTCGTGAGTATTTTGACTATGATCTAGCGGGTTATATTTGCAAAGATGATAAGGCTTTAGCCGCTACGGGAATCGACAAGCGAGCGGCAACAAGTTATTATCAGTCCTTGTTTTATGCTTCTGCCAGTACTGATCGTTTGGTTGAGTTAATTCTTGAGGAGGATAAAGGTGTACTTAAGCAACTTCTCACCACACAGAAATTAGTCGCTCATCCAAGGGACGCCACCTTTTTCGGTCAATTCCTTGAGCTTTCTGAAAAGCCTAAAGTAGATCCCCAAATAATAGCTCAAGAGAAGTCGAAGCTCGTGGCGATTGATGCTGAAATGAAACAACTCAAAAAGCAGCTTAAAAAGCTTACCGACAAAAGTGAGAAGGATAAGGCAACTAAACACATAAAAAAATTGTCCAAGCAGAAAAAAAACATTCTTGAAAAGCAAAAATCATATAATAAGCCAGGAATTGCAAAAGCAGAATTCTCTGGCAAAGAAATCTTTGCTCGTTTGGGACGTCGCTCTTTCGGAAAAGGCTTTATGGATGAAAAAAGACTTTTGACCACTGCGCCTAAGGGACAAAGAATGGGCATCTTGACCCATCCTTCCTGGTTGATTTCTCATTCTGATGCCATGGATAATCACGCCATTCACCGTGGAATATGGATTCGTGAACGTTTGCTAGGCGGAGGTATTCCCGATGTACCCATCACGGTAGATGCGCAACTTCCAGATGAACCGGGCACCACTCTGAGATCTCGCATGCGCGTCACTCAAAAAGAGTATTGCTGGAGTTGTCACGATAAAATGGATCCACTCGGTTTAACTTTTGAATCTTATAATCATCTAGGTATGTTCCGTAAACTTGAACACGGCAAACCTGTTGACACATCGGGTGAAATAATAGATTCAGGAGACGACTCTTTGGATGGCCCCGTTGCTAATGCCTTTGAAATGATCACTAAGCTTGCCAATAGTAAACGCGTCGAGCAAGTCTTCGTCCGACATGCCTTCCGATTCTGGATGGGCAGGAACGAAACCGTGCACGATGGACCCGTTCTTCAGGCCGCACACAAGGCTTACCAAGAGAGTGACGGCAGCATGAATGCCCTACTCGTTTCACTTCTTACTTCAGATGCTTTCCTATATCGTAAGTAAGCTAATCCTCATACTATTAAAAAGTGGCTTAGTTGATCTAATGAATTTAAGTTCTATAACTAGGCGATGCATCCGGCGATCTATATGAGAACTGATAATTCTTAGCTAAATCAATTCATTCAGCTACCTAACTCTCAAAGGGTGTATTTTTCGATATACACCCCTTTTTTATCTGCCTATGTGGCAACACATTTTTCATCCGCCCGTGTGGCAATCGCAACCCGCTGTTAAGGCTATATATACCCCTCCTTTGTGTGTTTATCGCAGCATAGGGACTCCGTCCCCTTCCCTGCAAGGTGTGCCCACCTTGGGAGGCGGTAAAAAAAATAAAGGAATGCCCCCCCTTTTTATCCGCCCGTGTGGCAACACCTCCCCGTCGGAGTGAGGCGATATAATCATCCCTTTGTTTACAGTAGTCTTGGGACTCCGTCCCCTGGCCTACAAGCTGTGCCCTCATTGAGAGGCCATGAATTTATTTCATCCGCCCGCGATGGCAATCGCAAGCCGCTGTTAAGCGATATAATTCTCCCTTCCCTTTTTCATCTGCCCGTGTGGCAACACATTTTTCATACGCCTCTGGGCTTCACCTCTGCTGTTGGAGAACACCCGAATTCATAAGAACTTTTATGTAACTATATAAATCACATGAACGTAAAAAGAATTAAACTATATATTTAATACATAAAACGTAATCAAATACGATTTACAACACTCTGAGTACTAAAATATTACCCAAAGTCACAATAAGCGGATAAATGGTTGATTTTTTCCATACAAGCCCTTATCTAAGCACTCTTAATTCGCCCAAAAGTGGCAAAATCGTAATGAAAATAGGAACTCCAAATGCTAAATGTTAAAAAGGGCTACATCATCGCTGCCCTAACGTTTTTTATGAGCTTAAGTACTAGTGCACAGGACGCCACAAGCGAAGCTAATAATGCTCTCGCTGAATCATCAGATGCTTTATTCATCTTACTTGGTGCGATCATGATTTTATCCATGCACGCAGGTTTTGCCTTCCTCGAAGTTGGTTCAGTCCGCAAAAAGAACCAAGTCAATGCACTCAATAAAATTTTGTGCGAATGGTGCTTTTCTACTATCGCCTATTTATTCATTGGTTACCCACTTGCTCGCGGCTTAAATTTAGTCGGCTCAATTAGCGAAGTTAATGCTGCCAATGGCATCGAATATATTAGATTTTTCCTCTTTCTAGGTTTCGCAGCCTGTATTCCTGCAATCATTTCAGGCGGTGTTGCTGAGCGAGCCAAATTTTGGACCAATTCAATTGCCGGTATTATTTTTGTTGCCGTCATTTACCCATTGATTGAAGGTGTTACATGGGGGAAATTCAGCGATACACTCGCCAGTTCTGATGGCTGGTTAGCGACTCAATTTGGTGCTCCTTTTCACGATTTTGCGGGTTCCGCAGTAGTTCACGGTACAGGTGGTTGGTTAGCGCTTCCCGCCATTATGCTTCTTGGTGCTCGACTCAAACGCTATGATAAAAATAGTTCTATTAAAGTGAGTAGCATTCCCTTTTTAGCCTTGGGTAGCTGGATCCTTATCGTTGGCTGGTTTGGCTTCAACGTCATGAGTGCCGGTGCAATCAAAGATATCCAAGGTCTTGTTGCCATAAACTCGCTACTTGCAATGGTTGGTGGTACACTTACCGCAATGTTCATCTCTCGTAATGATGCTGGCTTTGTTCACAATGGTGCCTTAGCAGGACTCGTTGCTGTCTGTGCAGGATCCGATTTATATCACCCTTTAGGTGCCTTAGCAGTGGGTGCTATTGCCGGCGCGATTTTCGTTATTCTTTTTGATATAGAAACCAACAAATGGAAAATTGATGATGTATTAGGTGTTTGGCCTCTACATGGTGTTTGTGGCCTCTGGGGTGGAATTGCCGCAGGTATTTTCGGCCTAGAAAGCCTTGGTGGTCTTGGTGGCGTTAGCTTTATGTCTCAACTCCTTGTCAGCGTCGCTATTGCACTCGTCTCTTTCATTGCCAGTTTTATTGTTTACGGCCTTTTGAAAAAAACCGTAGGCATCCGTCTCAGCGAACAGGAAGAACGCATTGGTGCCGACCTCAGTGTTCACCATATTGAAGCTAACCCTGAAGAAGCACTTTAAGAGGAGTATATATTATGAAAATGATTACAGCTATAATTCAACCTGAAAAACTTGACCAAGTTAAAGATGCACTTTTTGAAATCGATGTGCAACGCATGACTGTCAGTCGCGTTCGCGGATGTGGTAAGCAAGGGGGATTCGAAGAAAGTTACCGTGGTCAAATCCACAAAGTTAACTTATTAGATAAAGTTCGAATCGAAATTGCCGTCAATGAAGAGTTTGTTGACCCCACTATCAGAGCCATTATTGATGCTGCAAAATCTGATGTAATTGGTGATGGCAAAATCTTTGTCACTAACCTCGAGCAATGCATTCGTATTCGCACTGAAGAAAGTGGTGAATCTGCCATTGGTTAATTAAGCCGATATGATTTTAGAGGGTGTATTTTTCGAAATGCACCCTTTTTTTATGGCTCTGGGACTCAGTCCTTTTTCCCATCCGCCCGTGGTTGCAACACTTTTTTATCCGCCCGTCTGGCAACACCTCCCCGCCGGAGTGAGGCGATAGAAAAAATTCATCCGCCCGTGGGGCAACACCTCCTCGCCGGAGTGAGGCGATATAACCCCTCTTTTTGTTTTCCATTCCTCTGGGACGCCGTCCCCTTCCCTGCAAGGTGTGCCCACCTTGAGAGGTAGTAAAAAATAGGTGAAATACACCCCTCTTTTTATCCGCCCGTGGGGCAACACCTCCCCTCCGGAGTGAGGCGATATACTCATCTGTGTGTTTTTGCAGTCTTGGGACTCCGTCCCCTTCCCTGCAAGGTGTGCCCACCTTGAGAGGCAGTAAAGAGAAAAATTAGGTGAAATACACCCCTCTTTTTATCCGCCCGTGGGGCAACACCTCCCCTCCGGAGTGAGGCGGTATAATCATCCCCTTTTTATTTCATAGCAGCATAGGGACTCCGTCCCCTTCCCTACAAGGTGTGCCCACCTTGAGAGGCAGTAAAGAAAAAAAACAGGTGAAATACACCCCTCTTTTTATCCGCCCGTGTGGCAACACCTCCTCGCCGGAGTGAGGCGGTATAATCATCCATACCTTTTTGTTTTTGAAGAACTGGGACGCCGTCCCCTTCCCTGCAAGGTGTGCCCACCTTGAGAGGCAGTGAAAAAAATAGGTGAAATACACCGCTCTTTTTATCCGCCCGTGTGGCAACACCTCCTCGCCGGAGTGAGGCGGTATAATCATCCATACCTTTTTGTTTTTGAAGAACTGGGACGCCGTCCCCTTCCCTGCAAGGTGTGCCCACCTTGAGAGGCAGTGAAAAAAATAGGTGAAATACACCCCACCTTGAGGGGCAGTGAAAAAAACTCTAAAACTACGTATTTGCCTCAGTTCTGATTGCGTCGATATCATCGAGGTAATCCATGTAGTGATGATGAACGCCATCAACGAGGAATCCCCATTCGCCTTCTTTGTCACCGGTATGAACCAGTGACCACGTATTGGGCTCAATAGATTTTACGCAATGATAGGTATCCGCATTGATCATATTTGAATCGAAAGGCTTCACAGTTTTCTGTCCTGCCTTGGTCTCTTCAACATAACCACCACTGAGGATTGTTGAACGTCCTGCCCAGGGATGATTATGTAAGTGCTTATCATCATCAGGCTTAAGGAAATGATGAAGTAGCAAGCTATTTCTTGATGAGTAGGAGCCCTTGGTATTGGTCTGTGGCTTATTGACCCAAAAACGCACTAAATAAATCTCATCATTATTGCGTCCCAAAATTTCTCTAAACCAATCCTTTTGCATCGATTGATGTGCAAGATCAATCCAATAAGGACGATCCTCTTTTTTTACTTCTGTATTGAGGTAGGCAATATATTGTTCGCGATTCATGTTTTTCCTTTAAAAAATTTGCGTATAATACCACAAATCTCAAATAAGACTAAGGAAAATAGTCTCTTATCTACTGTGTTTTTCAATATACTTTAATACGTATGATTTTAGCATGTAGATGACCATGGAGAAATAAGGGAAACCTCCGACCTTACAAAAACACTTAGCCCATTAATGTGATGTTATTTATTTAGCTTAATTAAAAGGACTTTGTCGTTATTTTTCAGGTACTAGTAAAAGTTCCGCGTATGAAGTATTAAGAATACTCCCCTAGTTCTTGCTAATGATTTAATTAGCTCATTCATGCCCAGAGCTAGGCTAGCTTTTCTTTTACCCGCGTTTATGCTAAATAAATCTTATGGGATAAAAGAAATGAAAAAAATAAGCCTGCTTCTCCTAGCTCTACTTTGCTTTAGTATTTTACCGTCTTGCAACACACTTCCTGACTCCATGAATGCTTATACAGGTCCCATGCTCGGCCATGTCGATCAAGATCGCGCTCTGATTTGGTGTTCTTTAGAAGCTAAAGGCTCTATCAATTTAAAATTTAGTGAAGATAGTGAACTCCAAAATTCCAAAATCCTCAGTATTGACGACTTTGAAGTGGGCACCATTGAGCTTAAGGACTTAAAACCTAATACGACGTATTATTATCAATTACTCACAAGTAAAGATTCAAAGCCTGCTATTTATAGCTTTAAAACGGCTGCTAAAAAAGAGGATAGCAAAAAGCTGCGCTTTCTATTTTCATCCTGTTCTGGTCGTCAGGCTAGTGATGAGGCTACGACTTGGAATGAAATTGCCCAA is from Lentisphaera profundi and encodes:
- a CDS encoding ammonium transporter, translated to MSLSTSAQDATSEANNALAESSDALFILLGAIMILSMHAGFAFLEVGSVRKKNQVNALNKILCEWCFSTIAYLFIGYPLARGLNLVGSISEVNAANGIEYIRFFLFLGFAACIPAIISGGVAERAKFWTNSIAGIIFVAVIYPLIEGVTWGKFSDTLASSDGWLATQFGAPFHDFAGSAVVHGTGGWLALPAIMLLGARLKRYDKNSSIKVSSIPFLALGSWILIVGWFGFNVMSAGAIKDIQGLVAINSLLAMVGGTLTAMFISRNDAGFVHNGALAGLVAVCAGSDLYHPLGALAVGAIAGAIFVILFDIETNKWKIDDVLGVWPLHGVCGLWGGIAAGIFGLESLGGLGGVSFMSQLLVSVAIALVSFIASFIVYGLLKKTVGIRLSEQEERIGADLSVHHIEANPEEAL
- a CDS encoding P-II family nitrogen regulator, whose amino-acid sequence is MKMITAIIQPEKLDQVKDALFEIDVQRMTVSRVRGCGKQGGFEESYRGQIHKVNLLDKVRIEIAVNEEFVDPTIRAIIDAAKSDVIGDGKIFVTNLEQCIRIRTEESGESAIG
- a CDS encoding DUF1588 domain-containing protein — encoded protein: MRKYLFIGVLCLAINTSAAEVYSPGEHINKSFKSYGFDFIDNNCTVCHDDETPKGDLNLLDLGPVDENNIGLWKSIWAQVALGEMPPKKKKKLTTIEKLEFSDWVRQEMEQVMKDKGGFHAHKAPKKGNFINHDLLFTPQIDGLKLKPTASPKRIWRITPQEHITRLNVLINKEPKYDPSKPGLRTYGDAVPTNHGGELKLYFGVDRITAWQGGTVAYATAVKSVPVVLSTMRKHGFASYADMHGVNSAESTQTLNKAKDILKYMAYGPESLVSNPAQITDDPKTYEKVRTEGDLRGLPSSITYSTKILRPLTPVYDLFKDPKKKASEQEIRKTITYLFEMLTFRSPTTKEIDKYYQVVNSTISQLGQKEGLMMGLTAIFLDRDALFRTELGEKSRADKDGRILLQDAELGLALNHALSYLKPDAILQKAIENGKMRSREDVKREVTRMLENESFRKPRILQFFREYFDYDLAGYICKDDKALAATGIDKRAATSYYQSLFYASASTDRLVELILEEDKGVLKQLLTTQKLVAHPRDATFFGQFLELSEKPKVDPQIIAQEKSKLVAIDAEMKQLKKQLKKLTDKSEKDKATKHIKKLSKQKKNILEKQKSYNKPGIAKAEFSGKEIFARLGRRSFGKGFMDEKRLLTTAPKGQRMGILTHPSWLISHSDAMDNHAIHRGIWIRERLLGGGIPDVPITVDAQLPDEPGTTLRSRMRVTQKEYCWSCHDKMDPLGLTFESYNHLGMFRKLEHGKPVDTSGEIIDSGDDSLDGPVANAFEMITKLANSKRVEQVFVRHAFRFWMGRNETVHDGPVLQAAHKAYQESDGSMNALLVSLLTSDAFLYRK